One genomic region from Nymphaea colorata isolate Beijing-Zhang1983 chromosome 10, ASM883128v2, whole genome shotgun sequence encodes:
- the LOC116261996 gene encoding probable N-acetyltransferase HLS1, which translates to MAEKASIRAFDSQRDALMVEELESRCEVGPSGSSFLLSDLMGDPIARIRYCPLYTMLVADLNDELVGVVRGSIKTVVTCAHSPTHLAKVGYVLGLRVSPQHRRKGIAHQLVISLEKWFVSNGAEYVYMATEKDNLASVKLFTEKCHYSKFRTPSILVNPVSYHTKRIPSSFRIVKLSTDQAEFLYRKQMGSTEFFPADINRVLANPLSLGTWVAFPRGETWDNMGKPPQSWAVLSVWNSSELFKLRVEGASMACALYARSCGAIDRAFPCFRLPAFPDLFSPFGFYFLYGLHGQGPKSGSLIRALCKFVHNMAARKSEDCRVIVTEVGGQDELRHHIPHWKKLSCSEDLWCIKRLGGESSCCAKEGKDWTKSPPPRSLFVDPREV; encoded by the exons ATGGCAGAGAAGGCAAGTATTCGAGCCTTCGACAGCCAAAGAGATGCCCTTATGGTAGAGGAGTTAGAGAGTAGATGTGAAGTAGGCCCGAGTGGCAGCTCGTTCCTTCTCTCTGACTTGATGGGCGACCCCATCGCCAGGATCCGCTACTGCCCTTTGTACACCATGCTG GTTGCTGACTTGAATGACGAGTTGGTTGGCGTGGTCCGGGGCTCCATAAAGACAGTGGTGACCTGCGCTCACTCCCCGACTCACCTGGCCAAGGTGGGCTACGTCCTCGGCCTGCGAGTCTCGCCGCAGCACCGCCGGAAGGGCATAGCCCACCAGCTGGTCATCAGCTTGGAGAAGTGGTTCGTCTCCAATGGCGCAGAGTACGTCTACATGGCCACGGAGAAAGACAACCTTGCCTCGGTTAAGCTCTTCACCGAGAAGTGCCACTACTCCAAGTTCAGGACACCCTCGATCCTAGTGAACCCAGTGAGCTACCACACTAAGAGAATCCCTTCCAGCTTCAGGATCGTGAAGCTCAGCACAGACCAGGCAGAGTTCCTTTACAGGAAGCAGATGGGCTCGACCGAATTCTTCCCCGCTGACATCAACCGTGTTCTTGCGAACCCACTGAGCTTGGGGACCTGGGTGGCCTTCCCGAGAGGCGAGACTTGGGATAACATGGGGAAGCCGCCGCAGAGTTGGGCAGTCTTGAGTGTGTGGAACAGCAGTGAGCTGTTCAAGCTGAGGGTGGAAGGTGCATCAATGGCCTGTGCTCTGTATGCTAGGAGCTGTGGGGCCATAGACCGAGCGTTCCCTTGTTTCAGGCTCCCTGCATTTCCTGATCTATTCAGCCCATTTGGGTTCTACTTCTTGTATGGTTTGCATGGCCAGGGGCCCAAGTCAGGGTCCCTTATCAGGGCACTCTGCAAATTTGTACATAACATGGCTGCTAGAAAGAGTGAAGATTGCAGAGTAATTGTGACTGAGGTGGGTGGGCAGGATGAGCTGAGGCATCACATCCCACACTGGAAGAAGCTCTCTTGTTCAGAGGATTTATGGTGCATCAAGAGGTTGGGTGGTGAGAGCTCCTGCTGTGCAAAGGAGGGGAAGGACTGGACCAAGAGCCCGCCACCTCGCTCCCTTTTCGTAGATCCACGAGAAGTTTGA